A single region of the Chelonia mydas isolate rCheMyd1 chromosome 4, rCheMyd1.pri.v2, whole genome shotgun sequence genome encodes:
- the NEIL3 gene encoding endonuclease 8-like 3 isoform X3 → MVEGPGCALHGERIRARVRQGQAVRGVRGSALLPARPAALGPAACTGVSSGCGGSSSGGARQTNAVTGNKTSCQDFLRLLKGCVYTGVETLGKELFMYFGQKALRVHFGMNGSMCINPTASKDRNGAPPILEIQLTDDMVCFFDATVELRNAAESEQKVRMMEDLDVCSPKFSFLRAESEIKQQKGRMLCDVLLDQAVLPGVGNIIKNEALFDSGLHPAVKACQLTDEQTHHLVKMTLDFTLLFYKCRKTGSALYKHYKVYKRPNCGQCSGKITVCRLGENNRVTYFCPQCQKDKPQLVDVSKLPTRNSLICWAYGRGSCSNEHVAQKPEEEWTCTLCTLINKPSAKICDVCLTSRPEVSKVENDKDSTASNSSLIKYPCNCFGKPNTEIKVNRKTTFGMTTLVLTDLSSKFTPLKNDRSDSQTPDGNSYCDSPRNYNYCQNNTCQRSGKKYEFHSANSLTAVNTASPSHHQSDSSNPVQKKQKIDHSGSDFKSNVSLSNRRLRGRREESPGGNIGLESTGDGAMCSVEMRQVRELSESWGIGEGENKAKMEKITEKE, encoded by the exons ATGGTGGAAGGTCCTGGCTGCGCCCTACACGGGGAGAGGATCCGGGCCCGGGTGCGCCAGGGCCAAGCAGTGCGGGGCGTGCGGGGCAGCGCGCTGCTGCCAGCCCGGCCTGCGGCCCTGGGCCCCGCCGCCTGCACCGGGGTGAGCAGCGGCTGCGGCGGGAGCAGCTCGGGCGGCGCGCGCCAGACG AATGCTGTGACTGGGAATAAAACCTCCTGCCAGGATTTCCTGAGATTGCTGAAAGGATGTGTGTACACTGGTGTAGAAACTCTGGGGAAGGAGCTTTTTATGTATTTTGGACAGAAAGCATTGAG GGTTCACTTTGGCATGAATGGTTCCATGTGTATTAATCCAACTGCAAGCAAAGACCGAAATGGAGCACCACCAATTCTGGAAATACAGCTTACTGATGATATGGTTTGTTTCTTTGACGCAACAGTAGAGCTTAG GAATGCTGCTGAAAGTGAACAGAAAGTAAGAATGATGGAAGACTTAGATGTATGCTCTCCAAAATTTAGTTTCTTAAGAGCAGAAAGTGAGATTAAGCAGCAGAAAGGTCGCATGTTATGTGATGTGTTGTTGGATCAGGCAGTGTTACCTGGAGTGGGAAATATCATAAAAAATGAAGCACTCTTTGACAGTGGTCTCCATCCAGCTGTTAAA gCTTGTCAATTGACAGATGAACAGACACATCACTTGGTGAAAATGACCCTTGATTTTACTCTTCTCTTTTATAAG TGCCGCAAAACAGGATCAGCCCTCTACAAACATTACAAGGTCTACAAACGCCCTAACTGTGGTCAGTGCAGCGGAAAGATCACGGTTTGTCGTTTAGGAGAGAATAACAGGGTGACATACTTCTGTCCTCAGTGTCAAAAGGATAAACCTCAGCTTGTTGATGTTAG cAAACTGCCAACTAGAAATAGCTTAATTTGCTGGGCTTATGGCAGGGGGTCATGTTCTAATGAACATGTAGCTCAGAAACCTGAAGAAGAGTGGACATGTACTCTCTGCACTCTAATAAACAAACCTTCTGCTAAGATCTGTGATGTTTGTTTGACTTCAAGGCCTGAAG TTTCAAAGGTAGAGAATGATAAAGATTCTACAGCCTCTAATAGCAGCTTAATCAAGTACCCTTGTAACTGCTTTGGAAAGCCAAACACAGAAATAAAGGTCAATAGGAAAACCACATTTGGAATGACAACTCTAGTTTTGACAGATCTCAGCAGTAAATTCACTCCGTTAAAAAATGACAGAAGTGATAGTCAAACGCCAGATGGGAATTCTTACTGTGACTCTCCAAGAAACTACAACTATTGCCAGAATAACACCTGCCAGAGGAGTGGAAAAAAGTATGAATTTCATTCAGCAAATTCACTCACTGCAGTAAATACAGCATCACCCTCCCACCATCAGTCTGATTCTTCTAATCCAGTACAGAAGAAACAGAAGATTGATCATTCAGGCTCAGATTTCAAAAGTAACGTGAGTTTGTCAAATAG AAGGCTCCGAGGCAGAAGGGAGGAAAGCCCGGGGGGAAACATTGGCCTGGAGAGCACTGGAGATGGGGCAATGTGTTCAGTGGAAATGAGGCAAGTCAGAGAGTTGAGTGAGAGTTGGGGgattggggagggagagaacaaagccaaaatggaaaaaatcacagaaaaggaataa
- the NEIL3 gene encoding endonuclease 8-like 3 isoform X2 yields the protein MVEGPGCALHGERIRARVRQGQAVRGVRGSALLPARPAALGPAACTGNAVTGNKTSCQDFLRLLKGCVYTGVETLGKELFMYFGQKALRVHFGMNGSMCINPTASKDRNGAPPILEIQLTDDMVCFFDATVELRNAAESEQKVRMMEDLDVCSPKFSFLRAESEIKQQKGRMLCDVLLDQAVLPGVGNIIKNEALFDSGLHPAVKACQLTDEQTHHLVKMTLDFTLLFYKCRKTGSALYKHYKVYKRPNCGQCSGKITVCRLGENNRVTYFCPQCQKDKPQLVDVSKLPTRNSLICWAYGRGSCSNEHVAQKPEEEWTCTLCTLINKPSAKICDVCLTSRPEVSKVENDKDSTASNSSLIKYPCNCFGKPNTEIKVNRKTTFGMTTLVLTDLSSKFTPLKNDRSDSQTPDGNSYCDSPRNYNYCQNNTCQRSGKKYEFHSANSLTAVNTASPSHHQSDSSNPVQKKQKIDHSGSDFKSNVSLSNSEHRVNMTDGICTLNAGSPRCSKHNRPCSLRVVRKEGENKGRQFYTCPLPRGTQCDYFEWADLQFPFCHHAKRCIMRTVLKIGANNGKNFFVCPFGKDKQCDFFKWAENGPGMKIVPGC from the exons ATGGTGGAAGGTCCTGGCTGCGCCCTACACGGGGAGAGGATCCGGGCCCGGGTGCGCCAGGGCCAAGCAGTGCGGGGCGTGCGGGGCAGCGCGCTGCTGCCAGCCCGGCCTGCGGCCCTGGGCCCCGCCGCCTGCACCGGG AATGCTGTGACTGGGAATAAAACCTCCTGCCAGGATTTCCTGAGATTGCTGAAAGGATGTGTGTACACTGGTGTAGAAACTCTGGGGAAGGAGCTTTTTATGTATTTTGGACAGAAAGCATTGAG GGTTCACTTTGGCATGAATGGTTCCATGTGTATTAATCCAACTGCAAGCAAAGACCGAAATGGAGCACCACCAATTCTGGAAATACAGCTTACTGATGATATGGTTTGTTTCTTTGACGCAACAGTAGAGCTTAG GAATGCTGCTGAAAGTGAACAGAAAGTAAGAATGATGGAAGACTTAGATGTATGCTCTCCAAAATTTAGTTTCTTAAGAGCAGAAAGTGAGATTAAGCAGCAGAAAGGTCGCATGTTATGTGATGTGTTGTTGGATCAGGCAGTGTTACCTGGAGTGGGAAATATCATAAAAAATGAAGCACTCTTTGACAGTGGTCTCCATCCAGCTGTTAAA gCTTGTCAATTGACAGATGAACAGACACATCACTTGGTGAAAATGACCCTTGATTTTACTCTTCTCTTTTATAAG TGCCGCAAAACAGGATCAGCCCTCTACAAACATTACAAGGTCTACAAACGCCCTAACTGTGGTCAGTGCAGCGGAAAGATCACGGTTTGTCGTTTAGGAGAGAATAACAGGGTGACATACTTCTGTCCTCAGTGTCAAAAGGATAAACCTCAGCTTGTTGATGTTAG cAAACTGCCAACTAGAAATAGCTTAATTTGCTGGGCTTATGGCAGGGGGTCATGTTCTAATGAACATGTAGCTCAGAAACCTGAAGAAGAGTGGACATGTACTCTCTGCACTCTAATAAACAAACCTTCTGCTAAGATCTGTGATGTTTGTTTGACTTCAAGGCCTGAAG TTTCAAAGGTAGAGAATGATAAAGATTCTACAGCCTCTAATAGCAGCTTAATCAAGTACCCTTGTAACTGCTTTGGAAAGCCAAACACAGAAATAAAGGTCAATAGGAAAACCACATTTGGAATGACAACTCTAGTTTTGACAGATCTCAGCAGTAAATTCACTCCGTTAAAAAATGACAGAAGTGATAGTCAAACGCCAGATGGGAATTCTTACTGTGACTCTCCAAGAAACTACAACTATTGCCAGAATAACACCTGCCAGAGGAGTGGAAAAAAGTATGAATTTCATTCAGCAAATTCACTCACTGCAGTAAATACAGCATCACCCTCCCACCATCAGTCTGATTCTTCTAATCCAGTACAGAAGAAACAGAAGATTGATCATTCAGGCTCAGATTTCAAAAGTAACGTGAGTTTGTCAAATAG TGAACATCGAGTTAACATGACAGATGGTATTTGTACATTAAATGCGGGCAGTCCTCGCTGCAGTAAACACAACCGCCCCTGCAGTCTCAGAGTTgtgagaaaggagggagaaaacaagggcagacaattTTATACTTGTCCTCTACCCAGAGGGACTCAGTGTGACTATTTTGAA
- the NEIL3 gene encoding endonuclease 8-like 3 isoform X1, producing MVEGPGCALHGERIRARVRQGQAVRGVRGSALLPARPAALGPAACTGVSSGCGGSSSGGARQTNAVTGNKTSCQDFLRLLKGCVYTGVETLGKELFMYFGQKALRVHFGMNGSMCINPTASKDRNGAPPILEIQLTDDMVCFFDATVELRNAAESEQKVRMMEDLDVCSPKFSFLRAESEIKQQKGRMLCDVLLDQAVLPGVGNIIKNEALFDSGLHPAVKACQLTDEQTHHLVKMTLDFTLLFYKCRKTGSALYKHYKVYKRPNCGQCSGKITVCRLGENNRVTYFCPQCQKDKPQLVDVSKLPTRNSLICWAYGRGSCSNEHVAQKPEEEWTCTLCTLINKPSAKICDVCLTSRPEVSKVENDKDSTASNSSLIKYPCNCFGKPNTEIKVNRKTTFGMTTLVLTDLSSKFTPLKNDRSDSQTPDGNSYCDSPRNYNYCQNNTCQRSGKKYEFHSANSLTAVNTASPSHHQSDSSNPVQKKQKIDHSGSDFKSNVSLSNSEHRVNMTDGICTLNAGSPRCSKHNRPCSLRVVRKEGENKGRQFYTCPLPRGTQCDYFEWADLQFPFCHHAKRCIMRTVLKIGANNGKNFFVCPFGKDKQCDFFKWAENGPGMKIVPGC from the exons ATGGTGGAAGGTCCTGGCTGCGCCCTACACGGGGAGAGGATCCGGGCCCGGGTGCGCCAGGGCCAAGCAGTGCGGGGCGTGCGGGGCAGCGCGCTGCTGCCAGCCCGGCCTGCGGCCCTGGGCCCCGCCGCCTGCACCGGGGTGAGCAGCGGCTGCGGCGGGAGCAGCTCGGGCGGCGCGCGCCAGACG AATGCTGTGACTGGGAATAAAACCTCCTGCCAGGATTTCCTGAGATTGCTGAAAGGATGTGTGTACACTGGTGTAGAAACTCTGGGGAAGGAGCTTTTTATGTATTTTGGACAGAAAGCATTGAG GGTTCACTTTGGCATGAATGGTTCCATGTGTATTAATCCAACTGCAAGCAAAGACCGAAATGGAGCACCACCAATTCTGGAAATACAGCTTACTGATGATATGGTTTGTTTCTTTGACGCAACAGTAGAGCTTAG GAATGCTGCTGAAAGTGAACAGAAAGTAAGAATGATGGAAGACTTAGATGTATGCTCTCCAAAATTTAGTTTCTTAAGAGCAGAAAGTGAGATTAAGCAGCAGAAAGGTCGCATGTTATGTGATGTGTTGTTGGATCAGGCAGTGTTACCTGGAGTGGGAAATATCATAAAAAATGAAGCACTCTTTGACAGTGGTCTCCATCCAGCTGTTAAA gCTTGTCAATTGACAGATGAACAGACACATCACTTGGTGAAAATGACCCTTGATTTTACTCTTCTCTTTTATAAG TGCCGCAAAACAGGATCAGCCCTCTACAAACATTACAAGGTCTACAAACGCCCTAACTGTGGTCAGTGCAGCGGAAAGATCACGGTTTGTCGTTTAGGAGAGAATAACAGGGTGACATACTTCTGTCCTCAGTGTCAAAAGGATAAACCTCAGCTTGTTGATGTTAG cAAACTGCCAACTAGAAATAGCTTAATTTGCTGGGCTTATGGCAGGGGGTCATGTTCTAATGAACATGTAGCTCAGAAACCTGAAGAAGAGTGGACATGTACTCTCTGCACTCTAATAAACAAACCTTCTGCTAAGATCTGTGATGTTTGTTTGACTTCAAGGCCTGAAG TTTCAAAGGTAGAGAATGATAAAGATTCTACAGCCTCTAATAGCAGCTTAATCAAGTACCCTTGTAACTGCTTTGGAAAGCCAAACACAGAAATAAAGGTCAATAGGAAAACCACATTTGGAATGACAACTCTAGTTTTGACAGATCTCAGCAGTAAATTCACTCCGTTAAAAAATGACAGAAGTGATAGTCAAACGCCAGATGGGAATTCTTACTGTGACTCTCCAAGAAACTACAACTATTGCCAGAATAACACCTGCCAGAGGAGTGGAAAAAAGTATGAATTTCATTCAGCAAATTCACTCACTGCAGTAAATACAGCATCACCCTCCCACCATCAGTCTGATTCTTCTAATCCAGTACAGAAGAAACAGAAGATTGATCATTCAGGCTCAGATTTCAAAAGTAACGTGAGTTTGTCAAATAG TGAACATCGAGTTAACATGACAGATGGTATTTGTACATTAAATGCGGGCAGTCCTCGCTGCAGTAAACACAACCGCCCCTGCAGTCTCAGAGTTgtgagaaaggagggagaaaacaagggcagacaattTTATACTTGTCCTCTACCCAGAGGGACTCAGTGTGACTATTTTGAA